The Paracoccus sp. MA DNA segment GTGCAGACGGAATAGGAAAGGAAAGACCATGGGCGGCGGAAGCGCACCTGATCCAGATCCGAACATCGGCCTTGCCGCCCTGAAAAGCGCGGAGACCGGCGAAGCCATGCTGGGCTGGATGCGGGATCAGGCCGATATCACCAACGAGTGGGCTGCGGCCGACCGCGAACGCTGGGAGACGGTGTTCCGCCCGCTCCAGGACAGTTACATCAGGGAAGCGCAGACTTGGGACAGCGCGGCGCGCAAGAATGAGGCCGCGCAGCAGGCGGTCGCAGACGTGCGTCAGCAGGCCGCTAATGCCGAGGGTGCCCGGGTGCGGCAGGCGATGGCCATGGGCATCAACCCCAATTCAGGTCGGTTCAACGCCGGGGCCCGAGAGGCGTCGCTGAACGAAGGCCTTGCGGCTGCCGGTGCCCAGAACGTTGCGCGCCGCCGGATCGAGCAAGAGGCCGAGGCCAAGCAGGCGAACGCCATCAACATGGGCTCGGGGCTGGCCGTCAACCCGGCCACCAGCATGGGATTGTCGAACGGCGCGATCCAGGCCGGTGGCGCCGGTGCCATGCATGGATTTGGCCAGCAAGGGCAGCTGCTGAACACGCAATATAACCAGCAGCTGCAAAGCTGGCAGGCGAACCAGAACAGCATGAGCAGCCTCATGGGCGGCCTTGGAACTGTCGCCGGCATGATGCTGTCGTCGAAGGACGCGAAGACTGACAAGACGCCGTTGCCGGATGGTGTTGCGCTGGGGGCGATCCGCAAGATGCCGGTCGAGAAATGGCGCTACAAGGAAGGCATGGGTGACGGCCAGGCGCATATCGGCCCCTACGCCGAGGACTTTGCAGCGGCGACGGGGCAGGGGGACGGCAAGACCATCGACGTGATCAGCGCCCTGGGCGTTACGATGGGCGCGATCCGCGATCTGGACAAGAAGGTTGATCATCTGTCGAGGGAGAGGAAAGCGGCATGAGCATCATGCAGTTCCCGTGGGGCGCGATCCGAAGGGAAGCGTCCAGCGCGACACCACAGCCGTTGAATCGTCCCACGAGTTTTGCCCAGTTCGTCGCGGGCGGTGGCGGTGGATTCTCCGACTTCCGCTGGACGGGCGACGGCCTGCCTCTGACCGCTGGTTCGCCGCAGGGAATGAGCTTCGCGCAGTTCGTGGCCCAAGGCGGGGGCCGGTGGGCGGATTTCAGGGGGCGAGACCGCGTTGCCCCCGCGGGTCAGCAATCGTCCGGATCATCGGGGGAATAGCATGGCATTCGGAACGTCATTCGGTGCATTCGTCGAGGGTTTCGACCAGGCGCGCCGGTCGAAGAAGGCCGATGCGGAGCGGGAAAAGACCAACGCGATGAACGACCGCCTGTTGTCGGTCATGGAAAAGCAGGACGCTTCGGCCGCGTCCATGATGCCCATGCTCGGCGCGATCCGCGACCTCACGGGCGCCATCGCCATGGGCCAGGGCAGGGGTGGCGGATCGATCGGGTTCGGGCGCCCCTCGTCCAGTGGCGGGACGGCGGGCGGGGACAACAGCCTGGCCGGGCTGCTCAAACGGTATGAAGGTGCGGGCGATTTCGACACGCTCTATGGCCATGCGCAGAACGAAGGCGGCCGCTTTGCCGGGGTTCGTCCGTCGCAGATGACTCTCGACGAACTCGATGCCTTCGACAAGGAATATGGGCAATGGGTGGCCGAGCGTAACGGGGGCGTCGTCGCAACTCCGGTTGGGTTCGGCCAGATCGTCGGCACCACGCGACGCAACGCCGCGAAGGCGATGGGTCTGTCTGGGGATACGGTGTTCTCGCCCGAGGTCCAGCAGGCAATGGTTGACCACCTTGCCTGGAACCGCGTCAAAGGCGTCTCCGATCCGGCGGCGCGGCGCGCCGCTCTGCGGCAGGAATGGGTCGGGTTCAGCAAGGCCCCCGACGCCGATGTTGATGCGGCCATCGAAAGCATCATCGCAAAGCATCAGCCCGCCCTGGGCGCGATCAGGTCGTAAAGGAGACGCACCATGGCAATCGGGAATGCACTTCAGGCCGCGGTCAACGGGTTCATCGGGGGCCGGCAGGTCAAACACGGCTGGGAAGATCGCAAGATCGACCAAGCCCGGCAGAAACGCATCGACGAGCTGCGCGAGAACGCCGAGGCCCGCGCCCAGCAATCGCACGAGATGGACCTCGAGACGGGCGGCTTACTGAACACCGCCCGCCGCCAAGCCATTCGCCAGACCGATCTGGATTGGGGCGACAGCCAGTCGCTTCGCGGCGTGCTTTCCCAGGCCGATCAGGCGGCTGCGGCCGGCATGGAGGGTGCCCGCGCTCCCGATCTCTCGGCTAGCCTCGACCCCGCGACCGTCTCGACCAGCGGGGGAGGGTTGCTGGCCCAACAGATCGCCGATGCTCAGCGCGCGGCAACCACGCCGGTTTTGGACGCGATCCGTCCCGCAGCGGCCGATGATCGTGCCCAAGCCATTGCAGAGCATCGATCCGGGCAACCCGCCCCGGCAACTCCTACGGTCGCGCGTCGCCCCCAGAGCTCCGCAGTTGATCCCGCGGAGGCCGCCGGTGCGGCGACCAGGCCCGCGCTGGGGGCGGTGCGGCCCGCGGCCTCCGATGATCGCGCCCAGGCGATAGAGGAATTCCGCACCGCGCGGGCAACGCCTGGCGGCCCGCGCCCGCTCGCATCCACGGGCTATGTCGATCTACTGCGGGTGCGGCCCGATGGGATGTTCATAGCCAACCGCGCCCCGCGCACCGACGAGGAAAAGCGGGCGCTGCTGGAAGCGGCCAAGGCCGGCAAGCTCGCAACCAGCACCGACCGGGTCGCCCAGCAGCGCGAGATCGACGCGAATACGGCGCTCGATATGCCCTATAACTGGGGCGAAGAGGGCAACCTGGTCCGAGACCTGGATCGGGCCGGCCGGCTCGGCCGGCGTGCAGCGAACGACACCCTGGCCCGCACCGGCGAAATGGTGGCCAACCAGGCGATTGGCTCCGTCCAGCGCATTAATGCCCCGCTGCAGGCGGCGTCGCGCTACGCCACGGGCGAGGATCTGATCGGGGCGCCGCAGCGTGTGGACCTGAACCGCGACGGGAGCAGGGAAAGCATGGCCACCCCGTTGGCGCAGTCCTGGGGCGCCATTCGATCCACCGCCACCCGCTCCCAGCCCGCGAAAGCGCCGGCGCCGAAGCACGCGCCGGCCGCCGCCGGCGATGCGGCGTCGGAAAGCGCCAAGGCCACGTCAGACAGCGCGGCGCGGGTCATGGACGAGGTCACGAAAAGCCCGGCGATGAAGGCAGCGACCGAGGCTGTGCCGGCGGCCGTGCTGGGCGTATCCAAGTCCCGGCCCATGACGCAGCCCCAGCGCGAGAAGGCGGCAAAAACCTACATGGAATCATATCGCGAGAACGGCGCGCCGCTGGTGATCCGAGAATTGATGCGCCAAGGCCGGCTGGCCGATGCCCAGAACTTCGACAAGTGGGTGAAGGACAGCCGCGCGCAGGAAGGCATGACGGCATGGGGCAGGGGCATTTTTGCCGCCCTTCAGGGCGATTCCGATGGCGCGGCAGATGCATTCATGGACGCCTACAATGCCTCGGGCTATTTCGACGATGGCATGGACGTGGTGAAGGAAAAGAGCGCCCTCATCAAGGACGAAGCCGGTGAAGTCGTCGGCGTCACCCTGACGATGCGCGACCAGGCGACGGGGCGAGAGTTCACCCAGACCGACAGCATCGACGGCTTCATCCAGAAGGCGGCGTGGATCACGTCGCCGGAGAAGGCGTTCGAGGCATCGCAAGCGCGGCTGCAGGCGCAGCAAGAGGCGCTGCTGAAGGCCGATGAGCAACGCCAGAAGGTCGCAAATGACCTGATCACCACCAACTATGCCAAGACCGTGGATCTTGCCCGGGATATGTTCGCCAAGAGCCAGGCCGCGGCGAAGGAGGCCCGTGAAGCGGCGATGCTGACCGGTGCCGATGCGGATGTGCCCCCGCCCATGACATGGGACGAGGCCATGGCCGAGGCGCAGCGCCTCATGACCGAGGGGCCATCCAGCGCGGAAGATCCGGCCGCCGCAATCCCGCCCGTGGTGGCGCGGCGCGGTCAGTAGCAGGTGGTGTTCCCGTATTCCCGAGCCTGCAGCAAATCTCCCACAGGTTGATCTGTCAGTCACCGGCATCGACAATTGCCCCACCGTGCCCCTTGTGCGATAACCGGGGCACGGCATCATAGGACGTGGCGCCCCCATTCCAATCCTTTGGGGTTCCTATGGCTGTCACCGTCTCCGGCACTTCGCCGCTTTCCCATGCTCTGCAATCCCTTGGGGTCCAGCGGCCCACGCCGGAACAGAAGCCCGATCCGAAATCGGCGTTCGAAAGCTTGTCTCGCGAAACCAATGTTCCGGCGAATGTGCTGATCGCTCTGGACGAGGCCAGTGGTGGTGCGGGCGATCTGGACAAGGCGCGGCGCCACGCGGCCTTCCTCGGCGAAAAGCTGGCGGCAGGGGCGAAGATCGAGGATGCGGTTGCCGAGCTGGCCGGTGATGCGGAGCGCGCCGCCGGGCTGATGAACCGCAGCTATGACATTGCCGACGAACTTTATCCCGAGCCGGTCGAGCCGCCGCGGGAACCGGGCATCGGGACCGATTTCGCCGACTTCGCGAAGTCCTTCGGCGCCGGCGCGATCAATGCCGCCGGTGGCGCGGTGCAGTCGCTCGGGGCCATCGTTGACGATGGAATGCGACAGGGCGCACGCCACGAGATCGAGGCAGCCGGCGGCGATCCTGCCACGGTCCAGGGCGAATCCGTGGTGCGTAGCGGCTCGCGCGCTGCGGCCGATGCGGTGCGCGGCGTCGGTGACGATCTGCGCGGCACCATCTCCGAGCGGGGTCAACGCGCCCTGGAAGGGTTCCAACCCGGCGGCGAGCTGCTGGACCCATCGTCGTGGACCTTGGGCGACGATCCGTCTGTTCGCGGCGCGCTGCTGCAGACCGCGCAGGGCCTCGGCTCCATGGCTCCCATTGTCGCGATGCCCGGGCCCGCCGGGGCCGCCGCCTTCGGCGCACTGTCGGCGGCAGGGGAAGGCGCGGAGTCCGGCCGCGAGTTCGTTGAGCATGCGCGGGGCCGTGAAGGCGAGGCAGGGCCCGCCTATATCGAGGCGCTGCCCGGTTATCGGGCGCTGCGCGATCAGGGCATGTCGCACGAGGATGCGGCCGAAGAATTGGCCCGCCAAACGGAATCCGAATCCGGGGCATGGCAGATGGTGCCCGGGGCCTTGGGTGGCGCCGCGACCAACCGGATCATGCGCGGCGCCGAGGGCGTGCTGAACGCTGGCGGGCGGGCGGCGCGAGCGATCAAGAAGGGCGCGGCCGGCGCGCTGGAGGAAGGGGTTCAGGAAGCCGTCGAGGGCATGGCGTCGGCAGCCGGGATCGAACAGGCGACGGGCGGCGTGGTGAACACCCAGCAGGATTCGTTCGCGAATTTCCTGCTAGGTGCCATGACCGGCGGCGGCATGGGCGTTGGGGCCGGCCTGGTCAGCCGAGGCGAGACGGATCGAGAGCAGGCCGGGTTGCCATCCGATCCCGGCGACACGACTGATGCTATGGCGGAACCGGATGTGCCGCTTCTGCCGGCGCCGGGAAGCGGCGGCACGATCTTCGGCCAGTCGTCCACCCGGCAGGAGCCGGGCAGCTTCGACCGCGATCCCAGCAACCCGCGCCGCGCTGCTGCGGATCAATCCGGGGCCGGCGCGCAGTTCCGACCGACCGAGCCGCCGCCGGTGCCCCAGGTCGATCCGGCCGCGGAAGCCGTGAGGGCCTTCACGGCGCAGCCCGATACCATGGACCTGCCGGCCGATGCGCCGGTTCTGCCCGAGATCGAGGGCGAGTTCACCGAGTTTCCATTGATTTCCGATACCGGCCCTGACGGCAGCGGGGCCGGTGCAGTTGCCGCGCCGGGAAGCGAAGCCTCCCTCTCGGTCGTGCCCGGCGCGGCAGCGACGAATCCCATCGTTCCGGGGCCGGCCGCCCCCGCCGGCCCGGTCGAGCGGATCGCGCAAGGCATCGCCGCCGCTACGCCGCCGGCGCTCCCGGCGCCGCCAGCCCGCTTCCCGGACCAGAAGCCGGGCAGCGCGGTTCGCTTCGGAGATCCGGCATCGGGCCAGATCATCGACGGCGTGTTCCTGGGCGAGACCGACAGCGGCGCGCGTGTGCGTGTCCAGGGCCGGGAAATCGACCTGACCCCGGAACAGTTCGACGCGGGCCGCGATGCGGTCGCGCAGATCGAGGCGGAACAGAAGCGCGCCGAGGCCGAGGCAAAGGCGGCGGGGAAGGCGCTGCCCGCACCTCTGCGCCCCGCGACCCCAACCCAGCAGGAGGCACCCGCAAATGTGGAACCCAGCGGCACAGGGCAAGCGCCCGATGCAAGGAACCGTGATGCCGGCGTTCGGATGGATGATGTCGGCGCAATCGGCAGTGAAGGACCTCCGCCGGGCCGGGGTGTTGAGCAAGCGGGAGGCCCGGAAGATCAGGGCATGGCTGCGGCAGGGATGCCCGCCGGTGCGGAAGGGCAGCAGCCTGGACCTGGCGGTCTGGGCGGTCTGGATGTGGCAGATGACCCCGGGGAACTTCGCGGATCACTGAACTCACCGGGTGGCGCTGGTGTTGATGTGAGCGAACCGGCTGTTCGTGAGCAACAAGCCGATTTGTCTCGCGCGAGCGCGCAACAAGCGGCGCAGGAATGGCCCTGGCGCGGGAAGAAGATGAACAGCCGCACGCGGGGCCGTGCCATCGCCGACTATTTCGCGCCCGGCAATATCGTTCCCAGCTACGGCGGCGGGCATGACCGCGTCGTCTCATTCGACCCGAAGGCCGGAGCAATTACCGTCGAAGCGGTCGAGCAGCGCGACGACGAATGGGTGCCGGCGGGCGAGCGCCGCGTTCATAGCACCTTGCCCGAGGATCGCGCCTTGGTGCGCGGCCCGGTGGCCATGCCGCCCAGCAAGATCGACGCGGCCGCCGCCGAGGCGCATCCCGAACCGACCGATGGCCAGAAAGAGGCCGGGAACTATCGCAAGGGCCATACGCGCTGGAACGGGCTCGATCTGACCATCGAGAACGCACGGGGCAGCGAGCGCCGCGGCACCGGCCCAGACGGCACGGAATGGTCCGTGACCATGCCGGCGCATTACGGCTATTTCAAGCGCACCGAGGGAGCGGACGGCGATCACGTCGATTTCTACATGGGCGAGAACCCGGACGCGCCGCATGCCTATGTCATCGACCAGGTGGATGCCGAGACCGGGGCCTATGACGAAGCCAAGGTGATGCTGGGCTTCGACAGTGCGGCAGAGGCGCGGGCGGCGCACGGGGCCGCGTTTTCGGACGGGCGCGGTGCGGATCGCCTGGGCGGCATCAAGAAAATGACCGTGGCCGATCTGAAAGACTGGCTCGCGAACGGGAACACCAAGAAGCCGGTTTCAATGCGGGCCAGGCGCGCCGCGGCAGAAAAACCCGCGCCGGCGCCCCAGAAGCGCCCACTGATGAACTATGTCGCCCAGCAACTCGGGGGCATCTATCCCCGTGGCAAGGCCGCGGAAGAACTGCGGCACCGGGGCGTCAACAGCCGCACCGCGCCGGGTCTGTGGCGCAGGGCAGGGCACACGGATCTCGACAACATCCCTGCCGCCGATCACCCTGACCTTGAGGCACTGGTCGGCCGCTCCGACGATGGCATCTATCTCGACCCCGGTCGCATCATCGAGGCGCTGGTCGAGGAAGTTGCGGGCCGGCCGCAGCCCCTGGGCGAGCAGGCCGTTCTGCAGCAGGAGGTCCGGGCCCGCGAGGAAGCGGCCGATCATGCCCGGGCGCAAGAAGCGGATCACGTCATCGTGTCGCCTGCCGACGATCCCAGGCCGGCGGATGAGCGCCGCAGTGGCGTCGAGGGCGCGGTCGATGATTTTCTTGCGAAATATGCGCCTGGTGCTTTGACCGAATCCGAGCGCGCGGATATTATCGAAACCCTGATCCGAGGCGGCGGCGACATCGACGCGCTCGTGGTCGAAACCGCCAGCCGGAGGCCGATTGATGACGATCTACGAGCAACGGAAAGCGGATTGGGAGAAATCCCGTTCGGAGATGCTGACGGCGGCGAACGATCCGGCGCGGAGCGAATCCGCGAGGACGGAGGCGAGCCGGCGAGTAGCGATCCTGGACGGCTGCCTGCGGAAGAACGCGGAGCGGATCGCGAAGGCCAGCGCGCCGGCGTAACGCCCGCGACCGAGGCAGGCAATTCTGCCGTCGATTGGCTGCGCGAGAAGGCGCAGCACGATCCCGCCCAGGACGAAACGATCACCGTCACCCCAGAGATGGCCGAAGAAAATGGGATTGAGCCCGGTGACTACCTGGTTCGCTACTCCTTCTTCCGCGGGGAAGTCCCCTATCGTATGAAGGCCCAGCTCCGGGGAATCCCGGATCGGACTGATTTTGCGCTGTCTGAGTTCATCCGCTTCGGAAACACCCGCGCGACACAGGACCGTCTGGAATACACCAAGGTCGAGCGCGAGCGTGTTGCAGCGCCCGCGACCGAATCCGGCGCAGACGGCAAGCCCCAGACGGTGATCCCTGGCGCGGAACGCAGCGAAGCGCAGGCACAGCAGGCCGATGCGGACCGCACCCGGTCGGAGATGCAGGCGCGCCAGCAGCAGTCCAAGATCCGCCGCGCCGGCGGCAATGACGGTGACGCCGGGCCGCTGTTCGATACCCAGAATGATCTGTTCAGCGCGCCTGCGGCCCCAGCCGATCCGGCCAAGGGCAGCAAAATCGAGGACTTCGGCGAGAAGATCACCGGCGCACGGAAGGACGTGTGGGCCAGCTATGCCGACCAGATGCGGGACGCGGCCGAGGTCGATGTATCGGCTGAGCCGCTGTCGAAGTCCTGGCCCGCGCCGGATTACGAAAAGCTGATCGCGGCCGGGGTCGAGCCGTGGAAGGTGTCGTTCATCCGCGCCGCGCGCGACAGCATCCCGAGCAAGCCGCAGAAATCCTGGCGGCTCAGCGGATGGGTCGAGGCGGTGACAGCGATGCGCGGCCTCGCCCGCGACGTGATGGACGGAAAGGTTTCCCAAGAGCGCCTGCGCGACGCCCTTCTGGCTGGTGGCAACCGAGCCACGGGCGACATCATGGGCCAGATGAAACTCTACGAGGCGGCCGGCCACGGCAAGAGCCTCAAGGGCATGACGTTCGGCCAGGTCAGCTATACGATGCTGGCCGGGACGCGCTACAACCCGCCCAAGACGTTCTGGGAGGTTTCTCAGAAGGCGAAGGCGACGGCGTTCTCGAACATGCCGCGGACCATAGCCCGGGCCGAGACCGAGGCGGGTGCGATCGAGCAGTTCAAGCAGGCCTATGGCGGGCTGGACCAGCAGCAGGCAAAGGCGTCGAAGGCCCGGAAATGGCTGATCCATTCACATGACGGCGGCAGGTTCTTCACGGTCGGGACCAAGATCGGCAGCAGCTACATCCAGCTGCGCCGCATCGACGGGATGGGCCGCAGCGAGGCCATCAAGGAGGCGCGCCGCATCGTCGCCGAGGAATCCGAGGCGCTGCAGGAGCAGCTGGACCGCCTGCGCGACATTCCGGCTGACAGGAAGCCCGAGAACGCTCCGCGCGTGGGGATCGACCATCGCAGCGGCGCCGATGTGACGCCCGAGGTCTTCGGCGAGACCTTCGGATTCCGCGGCGTGCAGTTCGGGAATTGGGTCGGGGGCGGGCGCCGGCAGCAGGATCTGAACGATGCCTTCGACGCGCTGATGGACCTGGCCGGCGTGCTGGATATTCCACCCCGCGCCCTCTCGCTGAACGGCACGCTGGGCTTGGCCTTCGGCGCGCGCGGCACGGGCGGGGTGTCGCCAGCGGCGGCCCATTACGAACCCGACCAGGTGGTCATCAACCTGACGAAGATGAACGGCGCCGGTTCGCTGGCGCATGAATGGTTTCACGCCTTCGACAACTATTTCGCTCGCGCCGCGACCGACAAGAAGGGCAACTACATCACAGATCGCGCGGTCGGCACCGGCGCCCGCGTCGAGGGCGTGCGGCCCGAAGTCATGGACGCCCTTGTGGTGCTGCGCCGCGCTATCGCCAAAACCGGCCTCAAGACCCGCTCGGCCAACATCGACAAGACCCGCAGCAAGGCATACTGGTCCACCGGAATCGAGATGCACGCCCGCGCCTTCGAGTCCTATGTCATCGCAAAGCTGCAAGACCAGAGCATCGCCAACGACTATCTCGCGAATGTGGTTGAGGGCACTGCCTGGCAGATGAAGGCCGAACTGTCCGGGCTTGGCGACAGCTATCCTTACCTCAAGCCCGACGAGATCGAGGTCGTGCGCCCCGCCTTCGACGCCCTGTTCAACGCCATCCAGACACGCGAAACCGACCGGGGCGTCGAACTATATCAGCGTGACATGCGCGAGCCTGTGGCGACGCTGGCCGGCAACGAGTTGGGCGAATGGTCTGACATGCTGGATTTGCAGCGCAAGGCGCGCAACTGGTATCGCGAAAACCTGCAGGGCAAGTCCGTCATCAACAAGGAAACGGGGTGGGAAATCCGCTTCACGCGCGTCGCCAGCGGGAAGATCGGCGGCAAGCGCCTCGACTATCTGCTGCGCGCGGTTCCGGGGCTGGAAGCCATCATCGCGAACGCTCAGCGGATCGGGGTCGCCGAGATGGATCGCTACGGCCGCCAAGGGATGAAGGCATTCCATCGGTTCGTTGCCACGATCTCGGTCGGGGGCGATCAGAAGCAAGTTCATATCGTTGTTCGGGAAATGGAAGATGGTCGGAAATTCTACGACCTGAACCTTGGTGCA contains these protein-coding regions:
- a CDS encoding tail fiber domain-containing protein — encoded protein: MGGGSAPDPDPNIGLAALKSAETGEAMLGWMRDQADITNEWAAADRERWETVFRPLQDSYIREAQTWDSAARKNEAAQQAVADVRQQAANAEGARVRQAMAMGINPNSGRFNAGAREASLNEGLAAAGAQNVARRRIEQEAEAKQANAINMGSGLAVNPATSMGLSNGAIQAGGAGAMHGFGQQGQLLNTQYNQQLQSWQANQNSMSSLMGGLGTVAGMMLSSKDAKTDKTPLPDGVALGAIRKMPVEKWRYKEGMGDGQAHIGPYAEDFAAATGQGDGKTIDVISALGVTMGAIRDLDKKVDHLSRERKAA
- a CDS encoding PLxRFG domain-containing protein → MAVTVSGTSPLSHALQSLGVQRPTPEQKPDPKSAFESLSRETNVPANVLIALDEASGGAGDLDKARRHAAFLGEKLAAGAKIEDAVAELAGDAERAAGLMNRSYDIADELYPEPVEPPREPGIGTDFADFAKSFGAGAINAAGGAVQSLGAIVDDGMRQGARHEIEAAGGDPATVQGESVVRSGSRAAADAVRGVGDDLRGTISERGQRALEGFQPGGELLDPSSWTLGDDPSVRGALLQTAQGLGSMAPIVAMPGPAGAAAFGALSAAGEGAESGREFVEHARGREGEAGPAYIEALPGYRALRDQGMSHEDAAEELARQTESESGAWQMVPGALGGAATNRIMRGAEGVLNAGGRAARAIKKGAAGALEEGVQEAVEGMASAAGIEQATGGVVNTQQDSFANFLLGAMTGGGMGVGAGLVSRGETDREQAGLPSDPGDTTDAMAEPDVPLLPAPGSGGTIFGQSSTRQEPGSFDRDPSNPRRAAADQSGAGAQFRPTEPPPVPQVDPAAEAVRAFTAQPDTMDLPADAPVLPEIEGEFTEFPLISDTGPDGSGAGAVAAPGSEASLSVVPGAAATNPIVPGPAAPAGPVERIAQGIAAATPPALPAPPARFPDQKPGSAVRFGDPASGQIIDGVFLGETDSGARVRVQGREIDLTPEQFDAGRDAVAQIEAEQKRAEAEAKAAGKALPAPLRPATPTQQEAPANVEPSGTGQAPDARNRDAGVRMDDVGAIGSEGPPPGRGVEQAGGPEDQGMAAAGMPAGAEGQQPGPGGLGGLDVADDPGELRGSLNSPGGAGVDVSEPAVREQQADLSRASAQQAAQEWPWRGKKMNSRTRGRAIADYFAPGNIVPSYGGGHDRVVSFDPKAGAITVEAVEQRDDEWVPAGERRVHSTLPEDRALVRGPVAMPPSKIDAAAAEAHPEPTDGQKEAGNYRKGHTRWNGLDLTIENARGSERRGTGPDGTEWSVTMPAHYGYFKRTEGADGDHVDFYMGENPDAPHAYVIDQVDAETGAYDEAKVMLGFDSAAEARAAHGAAFSDGRGADRLGGIKKMTVADLKDWLANGNTKKPVSMRARRAAAEKPAPAPQKRPLMNYVAQQLGGIYPRGKAAEELRHRGVNSRTAPGLWRRAGHTDLDNIPAADHPDLEALVGRSDDGIYLDPGRIIEALVEEVAGRPQPLGEQAVLQQEVRAREEAADHARAQEADHVIVSPADDPRPADERRSGVEGAVDDFLAKYAPGALTESERADIIETLIRGGGDIDALVVETASRRPIDDDLRATESGLGEIPFGDADGGERSGAERIREDGGEPASSDPGRLPAEERGADREGQRAGVTPATEAGNSAVDWLREKAQHDPAQDETITVTPEMAEENGIEPGDYLVRYSFFRGEVPYRMKAQLRGIPDRTDFALSEFIRFGNTRATQDRLEYTKVERERVAAPATESGADGKPQTVIPGAERSEAQAQQADADRTRSEMQARQQQSKIRRAGGNDGDAGPLFDTQNDLFSAPAAPADPAKGSKIEDFGEKITGARKDVWASYADQMRDAAEVDVSAEPLSKSWPAPDYEKLIAAGVEPWKVSFIRAARDSIPSKPQKSWRLSGWVEAVTAMRGLARDVMDGKVSQERLRDALLAGGNRATGDIMGQMKLYEAAGHGKSLKGMTFGQVSYTMLAGTRYNPPKTFWEVSQKAKATAFSNMPRTIARAETEAGAIEQFKQAYGGLDQQQAKASKARKWLIHSHDGGRFFTVGTKIGSSYIQLRRIDGMGRSEAIKEARRIVAEESEALQEQLDRLRDIPADRKPENAPRVGIDHRSGADVTPEVFGETFGFRGVQFGNWVGGGRRQQDLNDAFDALMDLAGVLDIPPRALSLNGTLGLAFGARGTGGVSPAAAHYEPDQVVINLTKMNGAGSLAHEWFHAFDNYFARAATDKKGNYITDRAVGTGARVEGVRPEVMDALVVLRRAIAKTGLKTRSANIDKTRSKAYWSTGIEMHARAFESYVIAKLQDQSIANDYLANVVEGTAWQMKAELSGLGDSYPYLKPDEIEVVRPAFDALFNAIQTRETDRGVELYQRDMREPVATLAGNELGEWSDMLDLQRKARNWYRENLQGKSVINKETGWEIRFTRVASGKIGGKRLDYLLRAVPGLEAIIANAQRIGVAEMDRYGRQGMKAFHRFVATISVGGDQKQVHIVVREMEDGRKFYDLNLGADVSARTAEGSMDARLGRAEPELQIGADKLNLSVDGPKINPVPASALRGIAETVSDVLRRHGLAGRVSPKVVRGLLTAAEVPVTGSYRGGAITVDAGAADPRHVMRHEIIHALRDAALWGRRYGLFTPEEWRVLARAARSSATLRRAVETAYADLSTVGQTEEMIAEMYADWARDRDANPPGPLRAALERIRSFFRAMASALRGDGFQDAAHIMERIASGEVGGRGPAGPGGGRDGTVDAPSKEQRDMGAIKAQLSRSKGRALGMIGNLHWKNASGFFSSLLTDAMGRNDTWNILSLVPGHPLFEELGKGMPAAQKYLREKQAMDAWRNDWQARAAAVVDGWTRKARKNPEANDALMDLMHASTLAGVDPSREGSWRRPVDDEARRVLAGRPSPAQSEWAQIKLSEANDRERTWHRLRADFDALPAEFRDLYQQVRDEYAAMADEQDAALMSNIRTASRIAVKRADREHRKELQRIRDEGLTGQARAEALEKANKRKTDAHARAARGGGARLQQLRQMFESNRLAGPYFPLARFGNYFVTIRDSEGKVTSFSRFQTEREQRAWIQTATERGMGAVEHGVLGGDANLKGKVDPTFVAEVESLLADAGASDEMMDAVWQRWLETLPDQSVRTARIHRKGRLGFNKDAIRAFSSAMFHGAHQTARLRYGLEMEDSLDDAEDQAKQDANPNRAGFVVREMRQRHAFTMSPTNNPLVSSASGLAFVWYLGMSPASAIVNLSQTTIVGVPLMATRFRRAGVTGTVAELGRALRDFGAGRGWAERSERLTADEKAAMKAGYDRGVLDKTQSHDLAAVAESGLEYNPTREKVMRVIGWGFHHTERMNREVTFLAAYRMARAEGLGQAEAVDEASRQVWKVHFDYQNTSRPRVMQSDMGKILTTFRNFTVNMLYRLFRDTHQAFAGADAETRREARAQLIGISLSMFAHAGIKGVWGFGILSMLLGAVLPGDDDDFENFLQDALLIEGDGAGVAAWNWIMGMVLNGVPGTVLDMDLTNRIGMPDLWFRSPQRDLEGKDLWSYYVEQVAGPVAGIGGSVLTGASMLADGQWLRGGEKMVPNFAGDLLKTVRYVGDGVTTYHGDPILERVNPYQALVTALGFTPGEISERYRANNWLKNQELKLERQRKTITADIARSIKDGEGVTPALATRVREWNVRYPFYPITADSLRQSISSRQRMSRLTQGGVNLNPRLDRHLREQVAPPVH